Proteins found in one Oreochromis niloticus isolate F11D_XX linkage group LG22, O_niloticus_UMD_NMBU, whole genome shotgun sequence genomic segment:
- the ago4 gene encoding protein argonaute-4 isoform X7: MEALGPGPPAPTSLFQPPRRPGLGTVGKPIRLLANHFQVQIPKIDVYHYDIEIKPEKRPRRVNREVVDTMVRHFKMQIFGDRQPGYDGKRNMYTAHPLPIGRDRVDLEVTLPGEGKDQTFKVSLQWVSVVSLQMLLEALSGHLNEVPEDSVQALDVITRHLPSMRYTPVGRSFFSPPEGYYHPLGGGREVWFGFHQSVRPAMWNMMLNIDVSATAFYRAQPVIEFMCEVLDIQNINEQTKPLTDSQRVKFTKEIRGLKVEVTHCGQMKRKYRVCNVTRRPASHQTFPLQLENGQAMECTVAQYFKQKYNLQLKYPHLPCLQVGQEQKHTYLPLEVCNIVAGQRCIKKLTDNQTSTMIKATARSAPDRQEEISRLVKSNSMVGGPDPYLKEFGIVVHNDMTEVTGRVLPAPMLQYGGRVSTDTGRDCGRISDSPSADPLCAEEESNDPSNDPFYDKMQAAVADLLNVENKTVATPNQGVWDMRGKQFYAGIEIKVWAVACFAPQKQCREDLLKSFTDQLRKISKDAGMPIQGQPCFCKYAQGADSVEPMFKHLKMSYVGLQLIVVILPGKTPVYAEVKRVGDTLLGMATQCVQVKNVVKTSPQTLSNLCLKINAKLGGINNVLVPHQRPSVFQQPVIFLGADVTHPPAGDGKKPSIAAVVGSMDGHPSRYCATVRVQTSRQDMSQEQLFSQEVIQDLTNMVRELLIQFYKSTRFKPTRIIYYRGGVSEGQMKQVAWPELIAIRKACISLEEDYRPGITYIVVQKRHHTRLFCSDKAERVGKSGNVPAGTTVDSTITHPSEFDFYLCSHAGIQGTSRPSHYHVLWDDNCFTADELQLLTYQLCHTYVRCTRSVSIPAPAYYARLVAFRARYHLVDKDHDSAEGSHVSGQSNGRDPQALAKAVQIHYDTQHTMYFA, encoded by the exons GCCCGCCCGCCCCTACCTCTCTGTTTCAGCCTCCACGGCGTCCCGGCCTTGGCACGGTGGGGAAACCCATCCGGCTCCTTGCCAACCACTTTCAGGTGCAGATTCCCAAGATTGATGTCTATCACTATGATATTGAGATCAAGCCTGAGAAACGACCACGAAGGGTTAACAG GGAGGTGGTGGATACCATGGTCCGGCATTTCAAGATGCAGATTTTTGGTGACAGACAGCCTGGCTATGATGGGAAGAGGAACATGTACACAGCACATCCACTGCCAATAGGGAGGGACAGG GTGGATCTGGAGGTCACCCTACCTGGTGAGGGGAAAGATCAGACGTTCAAGGTGTCCTTGCAGTGGGTTTCTGTGGTGAGTCTTCAGATGCTGCTGGAAGCCCTGTCGGGTCACCTTAACGAGGTGCCAGAGGACTCTGTTCAAGCTCTGGATGTCATCACAAGGCATCTGCCTTCCATGAG GTACACTCCAGTGGGGCGATCGTTTTTCTCTCCTCCGGAGGGTTACTACCATCCTCTTGGTGGAGGCAGGGAGGTGTGGTTTGGTTTCCATCAGTCTGTCCGTCCTGCCATGTGGAACATGATGCTCAACATTGATG TATCAGCTACTGCTTTCTACCGTGCTCAGCCTGTGATCGAGTTCATGTGCGAGGTGCTTGATATACAAAACATCAATGAACAGACCAAACCACTGACTGACTCACAACGTGTCAAGTTCACCAAGGAAATAAGAG GTTTGAAAGTTGAGGTAACACACTGTGGTCAGATGAAGAGGAAGTATCGAGTTTGCAATGTCACGCGCCGACCTGCCAGCCACCAGAC GTTCCCCTTACAGCTTGAGAACGGCCAGGCCATGGAGTGCACAGTAGCTCAGTATTTCAAGCAGAAGTACAATCTACAGCTCAAGTATCCACACTTACCCTGTTTGCAAGTAGGACAGGAACAGAAGCACACCTACCTTCCCCTAGAG GTCTGTAACATAGTAGCAGGCCAGCGCTGTATCAAGAAACTGACCGACAACCAGACATCAACCATGATTAAAGCTACAGCTCGTTCAGCCCCCGACAGACAGGAAGAGATCAGCAGATTG GTCAAAAGTAACAGCATGGTCGGGGGCCCCGACCCTTACCTAAAGGAATTTGGCATTGTTGTGCATAATGACATGACAGAGGTGACAGGGCGTGTTCTCCCAGCGCCCATGCTACAGTATGGGGGCCGGGTGAGTACAGACACAGGGAGGGACTGTGGCAGG ATTTCTGACAGTCCCTCAGCTGATCCACTTTGTGCAGAAGAAGAGTCAAATGACCCATCAAACGACCCCTTTTAT GATAAAATGCAAGCAGCTGTGGCAGACTTACTAAATGTAGAG AATAAAACGGTGGCGACGCCCAATCAGGGCGTGTGGGACATGAGGGGCAAGCAGTTCTACGCCGGCATAGAGATCAAGGTCTGGGCTGTGGCCTGCTTCGCTCCACAAAAACAATGTCGTGAGGACCTGCTCAA GAGCTTCACTGACCAGCTGCGAAAAATTTCAAAGGATGCTGGGATGCCCATTCAAGGCCAGCCTTGTTTCTGTAAATATGCCCAAGGAGCTGATAGCGTGGAGCCCATGTTTAAACACCTTAAGATGTCTTACGTTGGTCTGCAGCTGATTGTGGTCATCCTTCCTGGCAAAACACCGGTCTACG CTGAGGTGAAGCGGGTGGGAGACACCCTCCTCGGTATGGCCACCCAGTGCGTACAAGTGAAGAACGTGGTGAAGACGTCCCCTCAGACCCTCTCCAACCTCTGCCTCAAGATTAACGCCAAGCTAGGAGGCATCAACAATGTCTTGGTGCCTCATCAGAG gcCCTCCGTGTTCCAGCAGCCTGTCATCTTCCTAGGTGCTGATGTCACACATCCTCCAGCGGGTGACGGGAAAAAGCCGTCCATCGCAGCTGTGGTGGGAAGCATGGATGGCCACCCCAGCCGGTACTGCGCCACGGTGCGAGTCCAGACGTCTCGACAAGACATGTCCCAG GAGCAGCTCTTCAGCCAGGAAGTTATCCAAGACCTTACCAACATGGTCAGAGAACTGCTAATCCAGTTTTACAAGTCAACACGCTTCAAGCCCACACGCATCATCTATTATCGTGGTGGTGTGTCAGAGGGACAAATGAAACAG GTAGCATGGCCCGAGCTGATAGCCATCAGGAAAGCCTGCATCAGTCTGGAGGAGGATTACAGGCCTGGCATTACCTACATTGTGGTCCAGAAACGTCACCATACTCGTCTCTTCTGCTCTGACAAAGCTGAGAGG GTTGGGAAGAGTGGTAACGTTCCAGCTGGCACCACAGTGGACAGCACCATCACACACCCGTCCGAATTTGATTTCTACCTGTGCAGCCATGCTGGGATCCAG GGAACCAGTCGCCCCTCCCACTACCACGTCCTGTGGGATGACAACTGTTTCACGGCCGATGAACTGCAGCTCCTTACCTACCAGCTGTGCCACACCTATGTTCGCTGCACACGCTCAGTTTCCATCCCGGCCCCGGCCTACTATGCCAGGTTGGTGGCTTTCCGAGCCCGCTACCACCTGGTGGACAAAGACCATGACAG CGCCGAAGGCAGCCACGTCTCAGGCCAGAGTAATGGCCGAGACCCCCAGGCATTGGCAAAGGCAGTTCAGATCCACTATGATACCCAGCACACCATGTACTTTGCCTGA
- the ago4 gene encoding protein argonaute-4 isoform X8 → MEALGPGPPAPTSLFQPPRRPGLGTVGKPIRLLANHFQVQIPKIDVYHYDIEIKPEKRPRRVNREVVDTMVRHFKMQIFGDRQPGYDGKRNMYTAHPLPIGRDRVDLEVTLPGEGKDQTFKVSLQWVSVVSLQMLLEALSGHLNEVPEDSVQALDVITRHLPSMRYTPVGRSFFSPPEGYYHPLGGGREVWFGFHQSVRPAMWNMMLNIDVSATAFYRAQPVIEFMCEVLDIQNINEQTKPLTDSQRVKFTKEIRGLKVEVTHCGQMKRKYRVCNVTRRPASHQTFPLQLENGQAMECTVAQYFKQKYNLQLKYPHLPCLQVGQEQKHTYLPLEVCNIVAGQRCIKKLTDNQTSTMIKATARSAPDRQEEISRLVKSNSMVGGPDPYLKEFGIVVHNDMTEVTGRVLPAPMLQYGGRNKTVATPNQGVWDMRGKQFYAGIEIKVWAVACFAPQKQCREDLLKSFTDQLRKISKDAGMPIQGQPCFCKYAQGADSVEPMFKHLKMSYVGLQLIVVILPGKTPVYAEVKRVGDTLLGMATQCVQVKNVVKTSPQTLSNLCLKINAKLGGINNVLVPHQRPSVFQQPVIFLGADVTHPPAGDGKKPSIAAVVGSMDGHPSRYCATVRVQTSRQDMSQEQLFSQEVIQDLTNMVRELLIQFYKSTRFKPTRIIYYRGGVSEGQMKQVAWPELIAIRKACISLEEDYRPGITYIVVQKRHHTRLFCSDKAERVGKSGNVPAGTTVDSTITHPSEFDFYLCSHAGIQGTSRPSHYHVLWDDNCFTADELQLLTYQLCHTYVRCTRSVSIPAPAYYARLVAFRARYHLVDKDHDSAEGSHVSGQSNGRDPQALAKAVQIHYDTQHTMYFA, encoded by the exons GCCCGCCCGCCCCTACCTCTCTGTTTCAGCCTCCACGGCGTCCCGGCCTTGGCACGGTGGGGAAACCCATCCGGCTCCTTGCCAACCACTTTCAGGTGCAGATTCCCAAGATTGATGTCTATCACTATGATATTGAGATCAAGCCTGAGAAACGACCACGAAGGGTTAACAG GGAGGTGGTGGATACCATGGTCCGGCATTTCAAGATGCAGATTTTTGGTGACAGACAGCCTGGCTATGATGGGAAGAGGAACATGTACACAGCACATCCACTGCCAATAGGGAGGGACAGG GTGGATCTGGAGGTCACCCTACCTGGTGAGGGGAAAGATCAGACGTTCAAGGTGTCCTTGCAGTGGGTTTCTGTGGTGAGTCTTCAGATGCTGCTGGAAGCCCTGTCGGGTCACCTTAACGAGGTGCCAGAGGACTCTGTTCAAGCTCTGGATGTCATCACAAGGCATCTGCCTTCCATGAG GTACACTCCAGTGGGGCGATCGTTTTTCTCTCCTCCGGAGGGTTACTACCATCCTCTTGGTGGAGGCAGGGAGGTGTGGTTTGGTTTCCATCAGTCTGTCCGTCCTGCCATGTGGAACATGATGCTCAACATTGATG TATCAGCTACTGCTTTCTACCGTGCTCAGCCTGTGATCGAGTTCATGTGCGAGGTGCTTGATATACAAAACATCAATGAACAGACCAAACCACTGACTGACTCACAACGTGTCAAGTTCACCAAGGAAATAAGAG GTTTGAAAGTTGAGGTAACACACTGTGGTCAGATGAAGAGGAAGTATCGAGTTTGCAATGTCACGCGCCGACCTGCCAGCCACCAGAC GTTCCCCTTACAGCTTGAGAACGGCCAGGCCATGGAGTGCACAGTAGCTCAGTATTTCAAGCAGAAGTACAATCTACAGCTCAAGTATCCACACTTACCCTGTTTGCAAGTAGGACAGGAACAGAAGCACACCTACCTTCCCCTAGAG GTCTGTAACATAGTAGCAGGCCAGCGCTGTATCAAGAAACTGACCGACAACCAGACATCAACCATGATTAAAGCTACAGCTCGTTCAGCCCCCGACAGACAGGAAGAGATCAGCAGATTG GTCAAAAGTAACAGCATGGTCGGGGGCCCCGACCCTTACCTAAAGGAATTTGGCATTGTTGTGCATAATGACATGACAGAGGTGACAGGGCGTGTTCTCCCAGCGCCCATGCTACAGTATGGGGGCCGG AATAAAACGGTGGCGACGCCCAATCAGGGCGTGTGGGACATGAGGGGCAAGCAGTTCTACGCCGGCATAGAGATCAAGGTCTGGGCTGTGGCCTGCTTCGCTCCACAAAAACAATGTCGTGAGGACCTGCTCAA GAGCTTCACTGACCAGCTGCGAAAAATTTCAAAGGATGCTGGGATGCCCATTCAAGGCCAGCCTTGTTTCTGTAAATATGCCCAAGGAGCTGATAGCGTGGAGCCCATGTTTAAACACCTTAAGATGTCTTACGTTGGTCTGCAGCTGATTGTGGTCATCCTTCCTGGCAAAACACCGGTCTACG CTGAGGTGAAGCGGGTGGGAGACACCCTCCTCGGTATGGCCACCCAGTGCGTACAAGTGAAGAACGTGGTGAAGACGTCCCCTCAGACCCTCTCCAACCTCTGCCTCAAGATTAACGCCAAGCTAGGAGGCATCAACAATGTCTTGGTGCCTCATCAGAG gcCCTCCGTGTTCCAGCAGCCTGTCATCTTCCTAGGTGCTGATGTCACACATCCTCCAGCGGGTGACGGGAAAAAGCCGTCCATCGCAGCTGTGGTGGGAAGCATGGATGGCCACCCCAGCCGGTACTGCGCCACGGTGCGAGTCCAGACGTCTCGACAAGACATGTCCCAG GAGCAGCTCTTCAGCCAGGAAGTTATCCAAGACCTTACCAACATGGTCAGAGAACTGCTAATCCAGTTTTACAAGTCAACACGCTTCAAGCCCACACGCATCATCTATTATCGTGGTGGTGTGTCAGAGGGACAAATGAAACAG GTAGCATGGCCCGAGCTGATAGCCATCAGGAAAGCCTGCATCAGTCTGGAGGAGGATTACAGGCCTGGCATTACCTACATTGTGGTCCAGAAACGTCACCATACTCGTCTCTTCTGCTCTGACAAAGCTGAGAGG GTTGGGAAGAGTGGTAACGTTCCAGCTGGCACCACAGTGGACAGCACCATCACACACCCGTCCGAATTTGATTTCTACCTGTGCAGCCATGCTGGGATCCAG GGAACCAGTCGCCCCTCCCACTACCACGTCCTGTGGGATGACAACTGTTTCACGGCCGATGAACTGCAGCTCCTTACCTACCAGCTGTGCCACACCTATGTTCGCTGCACACGCTCAGTTTCCATCCCGGCCCCGGCCTACTATGCCAGGTTGGTGGCTTTCCGAGCCCGCTACCACCTGGTGGACAAAGACCATGACAG CGCCGAAGGCAGCCACGTCTCAGGCCAGAGTAATGGCCGAGACCCCCAGGCATTGGCAAAGGCAGTTCAGATCCACTATGATACCCAGCACACCATGTACTTTGCCTGA
- the ago4 gene encoding protein argonaute-4 isoform X1 yields MTKGKELVPRSENRVGLLLSVSTNYSVMAAETMNWELLQKKYGYILRRFLERYVLPKQGNGKGRRYEDRFGFRRGPPAPTSLFQPPRRPGLGTVGKPIRLLANHFQVQIPKIDVYHYDIEIKPEKRPRRVNREVVDTMVRHFKMQIFGDRQPGYDGKRNMYTAHPLPIGRDRVDLEVTLPGEGKDQTFKVSLQWVSVVSLQMLLEALSGHLNEVPEDSVQALDVITRHLPSMRYTPVGRSFFSPPEGYYHPLGGGREVWFGFHQSVRPAMWNMMLNIDVSATAFYRAQPVIEFMCEVLDIQNINEQTKPLTDSQRVKFTKEIRGLKVEVTHCGQMKRKYRVCNVTRRPASHQTFPLQLENGQAMECTVAQYFKQKYNLQLKYPHLPCLQVGQEQKHTYLPLEVCNIVAGQRCIKKLTDNQTSTMIKATARSAPDRQEEISRLVKSNSMVGGPDPYLKEFGIVVHNDMTEVTGRVLPAPMLQYGGRVSTDTGRDCGRISDSPSADPLCAEEESNDPSNDPFYDKMQAAVADLLNVENKTVATPNQGVWDMRGKQFYAGIEIKVWAVACFAPQKQCREDLLKSFTDQLRKISKDAGMPIQGQPCFCKYAQGADSVEPMFKHLKMSYVGLQLIVVILPGKTPVYAEVKRVGDTLLGMATQCVQVKNVVKTSPQTLSNLCLKINAKLGGINNVLVPHQRPSVFQQPVIFLGADVTHPPAGDGKKPSIAAVVGSMDGHPSRYCATVRVQTSRQDMSQEQLFSQEVIQDLTNMVRELLIQFYKSTRFKPTRIIYYRGGVSEGQMKQVAWPELIAIRKACISLEEDYRPGITYIVVQKRHHTRLFCSDKAERVGKSGNVPAGTTVDSTITHPSEFDFYLCSHAGIQGTSRPSHYHVLWDDNCFTADELQLLTYQLCHTYVRCTRSVSIPAPAYYARLVAFRARYHLVDKDHDSAEGSHVSGQSNGRDPQALAKAVQIHYDTQHTMYFA; encoded by the exons GCCCGCCCGCCCCTACCTCTCTGTTTCAGCCTCCACGGCGTCCCGGCCTTGGCACGGTGGGGAAACCCATCCGGCTCCTTGCCAACCACTTTCAGGTGCAGATTCCCAAGATTGATGTCTATCACTATGATATTGAGATCAAGCCTGAGAAACGACCACGAAGGGTTAACAG GGAGGTGGTGGATACCATGGTCCGGCATTTCAAGATGCAGATTTTTGGTGACAGACAGCCTGGCTATGATGGGAAGAGGAACATGTACACAGCACATCCACTGCCAATAGGGAGGGACAGG GTGGATCTGGAGGTCACCCTACCTGGTGAGGGGAAAGATCAGACGTTCAAGGTGTCCTTGCAGTGGGTTTCTGTGGTGAGTCTTCAGATGCTGCTGGAAGCCCTGTCGGGTCACCTTAACGAGGTGCCAGAGGACTCTGTTCAAGCTCTGGATGTCATCACAAGGCATCTGCCTTCCATGAG GTACACTCCAGTGGGGCGATCGTTTTTCTCTCCTCCGGAGGGTTACTACCATCCTCTTGGTGGAGGCAGGGAGGTGTGGTTTGGTTTCCATCAGTCTGTCCGTCCTGCCATGTGGAACATGATGCTCAACATTGATG TATCAGCTACTGCTTTCTACCGTGCTCAGCCTGTGATCGAGTTCATGTGCGAGGTGCTTGATATACAAAACATCAATGAACAGACCAAACCACTGACTGACTCACAACGTGTCAAGTTCACCAAGGAAATAAGAG GTTTGAAAGTTGAGGTAACACACTGTGGTCAGATGAAGAGGAAGTATCGAGTTTGCAATGTCACGCGCCGACCTGCCAGCCACCAGAC GTTCCCCTTACAGCTTGAGAACGGCCAGGCCATGGAGTGCACAGTAGCTCAGTATTTCAAGCAGAAGTACAATCTACAGCTCAAGTATCCACACTTACCCTGTTTGCAAGTAGGACAGGAACAGAAGCACACCTACCTTCCCCTAGAG GTCTGTAACATAGTAGCAGGCCAGCGCTGTATCAAGAAACTGACCGACAACCAGACATCAACCATGATTAAAGCTACAGCTCGTTCAGCCCCCGACAGACAGGAAGAGATCAGCAGATTG GTCAAAAGTAACAGCATGGTCGGGGGCCCCGACCCTTACCTAAAGGAATTTGGCATTGTTGTGCATAATGACATGACAGAGGTGACAGGGCGTGTTCTCCCAGCGCCCATGCTACAGTATGGGGGCCGGGTGAGTACAGACACAGGGAGGGACTGTGGCAGG ATTTCTGACAGTCCCTCAGCTGATCCACTTTGTGCAGAAGAAGAGTCAAATGACCCATCAAACGACCCCTTTTAT GATAAAATGCAAGCAGCTGTGGCAGACTTACTAAATGTAGAG AATAAAACGGTGGCGACGCCCAATCAGGGCGTGTGGGACATGAGGGGCAAGCAGTTCTACGCCGGCATAGAGATCAAGGTCTGGGCTGTGGCCTGCTTCGCTCCACAAAAACAATGTCGTGAGGACCTGCTCAA GAGCTTCACTGACCAGCTGCGAAAAATTTCAAAGGATGCTGGGATGCCCATTCAAGGCCAGCCTTGTTTCTGTAAATATGCCCAAGGAGCTGATAGCGTGGAGCCCATGTTTAAACACCTTAAGATGTCTTACGTTGGTCTGCAGCTGATTGTGGTCATCCTTCCTGGCAAAACACCGGTCTACG CTGAGGTGAAGCGGGTGGGAGACACCCTCCTCGGTATGGCCACCCAGTGCGTACAAGTGAAGAACGTGGTGAAGACGTCCCCTCAGACCCTCTCCAACCTCTGCCTCAAGATTAACGCCAAGCTAGGAGGCATCAACAATGTCTTGGTGCCTCATCAGAG gcCCTCCGTGTTCCAGCAGCCTGTCATCTTCCTAGGTGCTGATGTCACACATCCTCCAGCGGGTGACGGGAAAAAGCCGTCCATCGCAGCTGTGGTGGGAAGCATGGATGGCCACCCCAGCCGGTACTGCGCCACGGTGCGAGTCCAGACGTCTCGACAAGACATGTCCCAG GAGCAGCTCTTCAGCCAGGAAGTTATCCAAGACCTTACCAACATGGTCAGAGAACTGCTAATCCAGTTTTACAAGTCAACACGCTTCAAGCCCACACGCATCATCTATTATCGTGGTGGTGTGTCAGAGGGACAAATGAAACAG GTAGCATGGCCCGAGCTGATAGCCATCAGGAAAGCCTGCATCAGTCTGGAGGAGGATTACAGGCCTGGCATTACCTACATTGTGGTCCAGAAACGTCACCATACTCGTCTCTTCTGCTCTGACAAAGCTGAGAGG GTTGGGAAGAGTGGTAACGTTCCAGCTGGCACCACAGTGGACAGCACCATCACACACCCGTCCGAATTTGATTTCTACCTGTGCAGCCATGCTGGGATCCAG GGAACCAGTCGCCCCTCCCACTACCACGTCCTGTGGGATGACAACTGTTTCACGGCCGATGAACTGCAGCTCCTTACCTACCAGCTGTGCCACACCTATGTTCGCTGCACACGCTCAGTTTCCATCCCGGCCCCGGCCTACTATGCCAGGTTGGTGGCTTTCCGAGCCCGCTACCACCTGGTGGACAAAGACCATGACAG CGCCGAAGGCAGCCACGTCTCAGGCCAGAGTAATGGCCGAGACCCCCAGGCATTGGCAAAGGCAGTTCAGATCCACTATGATACCCAGCACACCATGTACTTTGCCTGA
- the ago4 gene encoding protein argonaute-4 isoform X3, whose protein sequence is MTKGKELVPRSENRVGLLLSVSTNYSVMAAETMNWELLQKKYGYILRRFLERYVLPKQGNGKGRRYEDRFGFRRGPPAPTSLFQPPRRPGLGTVGKPIRLLANHFQVQIPKIDVYHYDIEIKPEKRPRRVNREVVDTMVRHFKMQIFGDRQPGYDGKRNMYTAHPLPIGRDRVDLEVTLPGEGKDQTFKVSLQWVSVVSLQMLLEALSGHLNEVPEDSVQALDVITRHLPSMRYTPVGRSFFSPPEGYYHPLGGGREVWFGFHQSVRPAMWNMMLNIDVSATAFYRAQPVIEFMCEVLDIQNINEQTKPLTDSQRVKFTKEIRGLKVEVTHCGQMKRKYRVCNVTRRPASHQTFPLQLENGQAMECTVAQYFKQKYNLQLKYPHLPCLQVGQEQKHTYLPLEVCNIVAGQRCIKKLTDNQTSTMIKATARSAPDRQEEISRLVKSNSMVGGPDPYLKEFGIVVHNDMTEVTGRVLPAPMLQYGGRVSTDTGRDCGRGLSPQNKTVATPNQGVWDMRGKQFYAGIEIKVWAVACFAPQKQCREDLLKSFTDQLRKISKDAGMPIQGQPCFCKYAQGADSVEPMFKHLKMSYVGLQLIVVILPGKTPVYAEVKRVGDTLLGMATQCVQVKNVVKTSPQTLSNLCLKINAKLGGINNVLVPHQRPSVFQQPVIFLGADVTHPPAGDGKKPSIAAVVGSMDGHPSRYCATVRVQTSRQDMSQEQLFSQEVIQDLTNMVRELLIQFYKSTRFKPTRIIYYRGGVSEGQMKQVAWPELIAIRKACISLEEDYRPGITYIVVQKRHHTRLFCSDKAERVGKSGNVPAGTTVDSTITHPSEFDFYLCSHAGIQGTSRPSHYHVLWDDNCFTADELQLLTYQLCHTYVRCTRSVSIPAPAYYARLVAFRARYHLVDKDHDSAEGSHVSGQSNGRDPQALAKAVQIHYDTQHTMYFA, encoded by the exons GCCCGCCCGCCCCTACCTCTCTGTTTCAGCCTCCACGGCGTCCCGGCCTTGGCACGGTGGGGAAACCCATCCGGCTCCTTGCCAACCACTTTCAGGTGCAGATTCCCAAGATTGATGTCTATCACTATGATATTGAGATCAAGCCTGAGAAACGACCACGAAGGGTTAACAG GGAGGTGGTGGATACCATGGTCCGGCATTTCAAGATGCAGATTTTTGGTGACAGACAGCCTGGCTATGATGGGAAGAGGAACATGTACACAGCACATCCACTGCCAATAGGGAGGGACAGG GTGGATCTGGAGGTCACCCTACCTGGTGAGGGGAAAGATCAGACGTTCAAGGTGTCCTTGCAGTGGGTTTCTGTGGTGAGTCTTCAGATGCTGCTGGAAGCCCTGTCGGGTCACCTTAACGAGGTGCCAGAGGACTCTGTTCAAGCTCTGGATGTCATCACAAGGCATCTGCCTTCCATGAG GTACACTCCAGTGGGGCGATCGTTTTTCTCTCCTCCGGAGGGTTACTACCATCCTCTTGGTGGAGGCAGGGAGGTGTGGTTTGGTTTCCATCAGTCTGTCCGTCCTGCCATGTGGAACATGATGCTCAACATTGATG TATCAGCTACTGCTTTCTACCGTGCTCAGCCTGTGATCGAGTTCATGTGCGAGGTGCTTGATATACAAAACATCAATGAACAGACCAAACCACTGACTGACTCACAACGTGTCAAGTTCACCAAGGAAATAAGAG GTTTGAAAGTTGAGGTAACACACTGTGGTCAGATGAAGAGGAAGTATCGAGTTTGCAATGTCACGCGCCGACCTGCCAGCCACCAGAC GTTCCCCTTACAGCTTGAGAACGGCCAGGCCATGGAGTGCACAGTAGCTCAGTATTTCAAGCAGAAGTACAATCTACAGCTCAAGTATCCACACTTACCCTGTTTGCAAGTAGGACAGGAACAGAAGCACACCTACCTTCCCCTAGAG GTCTGTAACATAGTAGCAGGCCAGCGCTGTATCAAGAAACTGACCGACAACCAGACATCAACCATGATTAAAGCTACAGCTCGTTCAGCCCCCGACAGACAGGAAGAGATCAGCAGATTG GTCAAAAGTAACAGCATGGTCGGGGGCCCCGACCCTTACCTAAAGGAATTTGGCATTGTTGTGCATAATGACATGACAGAGGTGACAGGGCGTGTTCTCCCAGCGCCCATGCTACAGTATGGGGGCCGGGTGAGTACAGACACAGGGAGGGACTGTGGCAGG GGGCTCTCTCCGCAGAATAAAACGGTGGCGACGCCCAATCAGGGCGTGTGGGACATGAGGGGCAAGCAGTTCTACGCCGGCATAGAGATCAAGGTCTGGGCTGTGGCCTGCTTCGCTCCACAAAAACAATGTCGTGAGGACCTGCTCAA GAGCTTCACTGACCAGCTGCGAAAAATTTCAAAGGATGCTGGGATGCCCATTCAAGGCCAGCCTTGTTTCTGTAAATATGCCCAAGGAGCTGATAGCGTGGAGCCCATGTTTAAACACCTTAAGATGTCTTACGTTGGTCTGCAGCTGATTGTGGTCATCCTTCCTGGCAAAACACCGGTCTACG CTGAGGTGAAGCGGGTGGGAGACACCCTCCTCGGTATGGCCACCCAGTGCGTACAAGTGAAGAACGTGGTGAAGACGTCCCCTCAGACCCTCTCCAACCTCTGCCTCAAGATTAACGCCAAGCTAGGAGGCATCAACAATGTCTTGGTGCCTCATCAGAG gcCCTCCGTGTTCCAGCAGCCTGTCATCTTCCTAGGTGCTGATGTCACACATCCTCCAGCGGGTGACGGGAAAAAGCCGTCCATCGCAGCTGTGGTGGGAAGCATGGATGGCCACCCCAGCCGGTACTGCGCCACGGTGCGAGTCCAGACGTCTCGACAAGACATGTCCCAG GAGCAGCTCTTCAGCCAGGAAGTTATCCAAGACCTTACCAACATGGTCAGAGAACTGCTAATCCAGTTTTACAAGTCAACACGCTTCAAGCCCACACGCATCATCTATTATCGTGGTGGTGTGTCAGAGGGACAAATGAAACAG GTAGCATGGCCCGAGCTGATAGCCATCAGGAAAGCCTGCATCAGTCTGGAGGAGGATTACAGGCCTGGCATTACCTACATTGTGGTCCAGAAACGTCACCATACTCGTCTCTTCTGCTCTGACAAAGCTGAGAGG GTTGGGAAGAGTGGTAACGTTCCAGCTGGCACCACAGTGGACAGCACCATCACACACCCGTCCGAATTTGATTTCTACCTGTGCAGCCATGCTGGGATCCAG GGAACCAGTCGCCCCTCCCACTACCACGTCCTGTGGGATGACAACTGTTTCACGGCCGATGAACTGCAGCTCCTTACCTACCAGCTGTGCCACACCTATGTTCGCTGCACACGCTCAGTTTCCATCCCGGCCCCGGCCTACTATGCCAGGTTGGTGGCTTTCCGAGCCCGCTACCACCTGGTGGACAAAGACCATGACAG CGCCGAAGGCAGCCACGTCTCAGGCCAGAGTAATGGCCGAGACCCCCAGGCATTGGCAAAGGCAGTTCAGATCCACTATGATACCCAGCACACCATGTACTTTGCCTGA